A genomic window from Salvia hispanica cultivar TCC Black 2014 chromosome 5, UniMelb_Shisp_WGS_1.0, whole genome shotgun sequence includes:
- the LOC125190555 gene encoding putative disease resistance RPP13-like protein 3: MADAAVEFLLENLKQLLVHHANLLKDAKDQVEKLENHLRLFKSFLKDAPKHWRDDDKLRELIRRIRNAVYEAEDIIDAYVTQSAENKSKGYFHRAFQGPPKTISIATKVEAVLQKIDDIYKDKNNIIDFANITVHDAADHNDDKAPQVRETNVVGFDDEAKKLKEYLYADCEELEVITIVGMPGLGKTTLAGKIFRDPEIQYEFPTRIWVYVSQEFKRKDIFLAILKEFTRLTDDIKTKSDKDLANMVLGYLDTGRFLLVMDDVWSCEDWDKLLIALPKGNPRGKVIITSRQKELGWHVNRRRGPHMLRFLTLEESKLLLQLEVFQEPKFPQELEAEGSLIAERCDGLPLAIVVIGGILVKKFSGDTSAMKSTWQDVSKSFDTYLKDADAGKRMEKIILLSYEKLPYHLRECFLYFGMFPEDYEISAWKLTRLWIAEGLIQQKNVSLEETAENYLEELINRNLVRAVKLKFNGKVKTCRIHDMLRDFCLTEAGKDREGFLQEIKMSKDEGFQPSVSASSELNFRRLCIHSNVLDFVSRKPYGPSVRSFVCLPRDESIMPLGDISHIPGGFKLLRVLDVEPIKFTKLPSDMYHLLHLRYLVLSVSLKFLPSTFTKLWNIQTLVVRTDSQTLAMKADILNMTQLRHFKTNASATLELAGKSSKGAGEKIQTLGTISPESCTADVFDKARNLKRLGIRGKLSLLLDDKSGSFESLGNLSNLEKLKLLNDAFLAPPSGMQLRGLPQAYKFPPKLRILTLSATALEWRHMSIIGSLDKLEVLKLKDKAFQGEIWQANDGGFRHLEILHIGRTDLKIWLASPHHFPRLKHVELKNCKDLQQIPVELAEVPSFVKLDVFRSERAAASARKIEAKTKDIKGNVARQFRLSIFPPEA, translated from the exons ATGGCGGACGCAGCAGTAGAGTTCCTGCTGGAAAACCTAAAGCAACTTCTAGTCCACCACGCGAATCTGCTGAAAGACGCCAAGGATCAAGTGGAGAAGCTGGAGAACCATCTCCGCCTCTTCAAATCTTTCCTCAAAGACGCCCCCAAGCACTGGAGGGACGACGACAAGCTGCGCGAGCTCATCCGCCGCATCCGCAACGCCGTCTACGAGGCCGAGGACATCATCGACGCCTACGTCACCCAGTCCGCCGAGAACAAGAGCAAAGGCTACTTCCATCGAGCCTTCCAGGGCCCCCCCAAGACCATCAGCATCGCCACCAAGGTCGAAGCCGTGCTTCAGAAGATCGATGATATCTACAAGGATAAGAACAATATCATCGATTTCGCCAACATCACTGTTCACGATGCCGCCGATCACAACGACGACAAG GCCCCTCAAGTTAGGGAAACGAATGTGGTGGGTTTTGACGACGAGGCCAAAAAACTGAAAGAATATCTGTATGCGGATTGCGAGGAGCTTGAGGTGATCACTATTGTTGGAATGCCTGGGCTTGGCAAGACGACGTTGGCAGGGAAGATCTTCCGCGATCCAGAAATCCAGTACGAGTTCCCCACACGTATATGGGTGTATGTATCGCAAGAGTTCAAAAGGAAGGATATCTTTCTAGCCATTCTCAAAGAGTTCACCAGACTCACTGATGACATCAAAACCAAATCCGACAAGGACTTAGCCAACATGGTGCTCGGCTACCTGGACACCGGAAGGTTCCTGCTCGTCATGGATGATGTGTGGAGTTGTGAGGATTGGGACAAACTTCTCATTGCCTTGCCAAAGGGAAATCCCAGGGGTAAAGTCATCATCACTAGTCGTCAGAAGGAACTTGGGTGGCATGTGAACCGTCGTAGGGGCCCTCACATGTTGCGTTTCCTTACACTGGAGGAAAGTAAGTTGCTTCTGCAGTTGGAAGTCTTCCAAGAGCCCAAGTTCCCTCAGGAGCTAGAAGCTGAAGGAAGCCTCATCGCAGAGCGATGCGATGGCCTTCCTCTTGCAATTGTAGTCATTGGAGGCATCCTTGTCAAGAAGTTTTCAGGGGACACGTCCGCCATGAAATCTACTTGGCAGGATGTCTCTAAAAGCTTCGACACCTACCTCAAGGACGCGGACGCGGGCAAACGCATGGAGAAGATTATACTGTTAAGCTATGAGAAATTGCCTTACCACTTGAGAGAGTGCTTTCTTTACTTCGGAATGTTTCCAGAAGACTATGAAATCTCTGCATGGAAATTGACTCGTCTATGGATTGCAGAAGGACTAATACAACAGAAGAATGTCAGTCTCGAAGAAACCGCAGAGAACTATCTCGAGGAGCTTATCAACAGAAACTTAGTCAGAGCAGTCAAGTTGAAGTTCAATGGGAAAGTTAAGACATGTCGGATCCATGACATGCTTCGCGACTTCTGCTTAACCGAAGCTGGAAAAGACCGCGAAGGTTTCCTGCAAGAAATCAAGATGTCCAAGGATGAAGGCTTCCAGCCATCGGTTTCAGCTTCATCAGAACTCAACTTTCGTCGCCTCTGCATCCACTCCAATGTCCTGGACTTTGTTTCCAGGAAGCCGTACGGCCCTAGTGTTCGTTCATTTGTTTGTCTCCCGAGGGATGAATCAATCATGCCCCTAGGGGACATCTCACACATCCCTGGAGGCTTCAAGCTTCTTCGAGTTCTAGACGTTGAGCCCATCAAGTTCACCAAACTCCCGAGCGACATGTACCACTTGCTTCACCTGAGGTACCTCGTCCTATCAGTGAGTCTAAAGTTCCTCCCATCAACATTTACAAAGCTATGGAACATCCAAACTCTGGTCGTCCGGACGGATTCCCAAACACTCGCAATGAAAGCGGACATTCTCAACATGACGCAGCTACGCCATTTCAAAACCAACGCCTCGGCCACTCTGGAACTAGCGGGAAAAAGCAGCAAGGGCGCGGGTGAGAAGATCCAGACACTCGGGACCATCTCACCTGAGTCCTGCACTGCGGATGTCTTTGATAAGGCACGTAACTTGAAGCGTTTGGGCATTCGCGGGAAACTATCTCTGCTCCTGGATGACAAGAGTGGCTCATTCGAGAGCCTGGGAAACTTGAGCAACCTCGAGAAGCTGAAATTGCTAAACGACGCATTCCTCGCTCCGCCATCAGGGATGCAGCTGAGGGGACTCCCGCAGGCGTACAAGTTCCCGCCAAAACTGAGGATCTTGACATTGTCGGCGACAGCCTTGGAATGGCGGCACATGTCGATCATAGGGTCGCTTGATAAGCTGGAGGTGTTGAAGCTTAAGGATAAGGCGTTCCAAGGCGAGATTTGGCAGGCGAACGATGGGGGGTTTCGGCATCTTGAGATCTTGCACATTGGCCGCACGGATTTGAAGATTTGGTTGGCTTCGCCCCATCATTTTCCGAGGCTCAAACATGTTGAGCTCAAAAACTGTAAGGATCTTCAGCAGATTCCGGTTGAGCTCGCTGAGGTCCCCAGTTTCGTGAAGCTCGACGTTTTTCGGTCAGAACGAGCAGCGGCGTCGGCAAGGAAGATAGAAGCTAAGACAAAGGATATCAAAGGCAATGTTGCAAGACAATTTAGGCTTTCCATTTTTCCTCCTGAGGCATGA